From a single Bombus terrestris chromosome 17, iyBomTerr1.2, whole genome shotgun sequence genomic region:
- the LOC100651627 gene encoding PHD finger-like domain-containing protein 5A yields MAKHHPDLIFCRKQPGVAIGRLCEKCDGKCVICDSYVRPCTLVRICDECNYGSYQGRCVICGGPGVSDAYYCKECTIQEKDRDGCPKIVNLGSSKTDLFYERKKYGFKRR; encoded by the exons ATGGCGAAACATCATCCAGATTTAATTTTCTGTAGAAAACAACCGGGAGTTG cAATAGGGAGGTTATGCGAGAAATGTGACGGTAAATGTGTAATTTGTGATTCTTATGTAAGACCTTGTACTCTGGTTCGGATTTGTGATGAATGCAATTATGGGTCTTATCAAGGCAGATGTGTTATCTGTGGTGGACCTGGTGTGTCTGATGCCTATTATTGCAAAGAATGTACAATCCAAGAGAAAGAT CGTGATGGTTGTCCAAAGATTGTAAATCTTGGGAGTTCAAAGACTGATCTATTTtatgaaaggaaaaaatatggGTTCAAAAGAAGATAA
- the LOC100648042 gene encoding protein claret segregational has product MESRLPKPKINLSKAINSTVNIATEKDNQKMVKSQNDLPHASSNAVPERLTKAKSTVNIAKCSNENKPPVKQTFSRSKTMSSITTRAVKRPAVATIAHGETKKQFTKPPTKIRTQQVGSTLRNNTTNKSSQNNIAQKVQCSSNAAKPSKWDLKGRLAHTSNELSNIRQKYAETSGKYNELQEQMNTLKANENVYKLKAEEYENLNKTLVNECRELKAEMNKLQEEKENLTKCLKESEESCKNISNILVEFKEKCSSQESLLSQHEFIIKDLKASLEVEREMNKELNTTKNELQTLVHTMDKDRRVLHNAIQEMKGNIRVFCRVRPRTPSELGKAMCNINFVDECTIEVGKFDGSDSVSCSGRPRGTRQEFSFDKVFPPTASQENIFEELALLVESALEGYNVCVFAYGQTGSGKTYTMEGLPGIEMEGMIPRTVRHIFQKMKEFQLLGWEYRIEASFLEIYNEHIVDLLDSQAKTHEIKMADSKGHNLYVSNLKIQEINSPEELHECLLTAQCNRAVAATQSNERSSRSHSVTRIKLVGTHQLKEEISIGNLNLVDLAGSERLKGEESVRLAETKNINKSLANLGNVILALLKKQEHIPYRNSKLTHLLMPSLGGNSKTLMLLNVSPLDECYNETLNSLRFASSVNSCKPGNAKRTRLVLQNSA; this is encoded by the exons ATGGAATCACGCTTGCCAAAgccaaaaattaatttatcaaaagcAATTAACAGCACAGTGAACATTGCTACAGAAAAAGATAATCAAAAAATGGTAAAAAGCCAAAATGATCTGCCCCATGCAAGTTCTAATGCTGTTCCTGAGAGACTGACAAAAGCCAAAAGTACAGTAAATATAGCAAAATGTTCAAATGAAAATAAACCTCCAGTTAAACAAACTTTTAGTAGATCGAAGACTATGTCTTCCATTACTACCAGAGCTGTGAAAAGACCAGCTGTTGCAACCATTGCACATGGCGAGACCAAGAAACAATTTACTAAGCCTCCTACTAAAATAAGAACACAGCAAGTTGGTAGTACATTAAGAAATAATACCACCAATAAGTCTAGTCAGAATAACATAGCACAGAAGGTACAATGCAGTAGTAATGCTGCTAAGCCTTCTAAATGGGACTTAAAGGGTCGATTGGCCCACACAAGTAATGAGTTATCTAATATACGACAGAAATATGCAGAAACTTCAGGAAAATATAACGAACTTCAAGAACAAATGAACACATTAAAGGcaaatgaaaatgtatataaactaAAAGCagaagaatatgaaaatttaaataagacATTAGTAAATGAATGCAGAGAATTAAAAGCAGAAATGAATAAAttgcaagaagaaaaagagaatttgACAAAATGTTTAAAAGAATCAGAGGAGTCATGTAAaaacatttcaaatattttagtagagtttaaagaaaaatgctCGTCTCAAGAGTCATTACTGTCACAacatgaatttataataaaggaTCTAAAAGCTAGTTTAGAAGTTGAAAGAGAGAtgaataaagaattaaatacaaCTAAAAATGAGTTACAAACATTGGTTCATACCATGGACAAAGATCGTAGAGTCCTTCATAATGCAATACAagaaatgaaaggaaatatCAGGGTATTTTGCAGAGTCCGACCTAGAACTCCAAGTGAACTTGGAAAAgc GATGTGTAATATCAACTTTGTAGATGAATGCACTATCGAAGTAGGAAAATTTGATGGGTCTGATTCAGTTAGTTGCAGCGGAAGACCGAGAGGAACCAGGCAAGAGTTCTCTTTCGATAAAGTCTTTCCACCAACTGCTAgccaagaaaatatttttgaagaattAGCCCTGTTAGTTGAGTCTGCTTTAGAGGGATATAATGTCTGTGTATTTGCATATGGCCAGACTGGTTCTGGTAAAACATATACTATGGAAGGTTTACCGGGTATTGAAATGGAAGGCATGATACCTAGAACG GTACGacatatatttcaaaaaatgaaagaatttcaattacTTGGTTGGGAATATCGGATAGAAGCTAGTTTCCTTGAGATTTACAATGAGCATATTGTTGACTTGCTTGATTCTCAAGCTAAGACACATGAAATCAAAATGGCTGATAGTAAGGGACACAATTTGTATGTcagtaatttgaaaatacaGGAAATTAATAGCCCTGAAGAATTGCACGAGTGCCTTTTGACGGCGCAATGTAATAGAGCAGTTGCGGCTACTCAATCGAACGAACG gTCGTCTAGGTCGCATTCAGTAACAAGAATAAAGCTTGTAGGAACACATCAGTTAAAAGAGGAGATTTCAATAGGAAACTTAAATTTAGTTGACCTAGCGGGATCTGAAAGATTAAAAGGGGAAGAATCTGTACGATTGGCAGAAACGAAAAACATTAATAAATCGTTAGCAAACTTGGGCAACGTTATCTTGGCCCTTTTGAAAAAACAAGAACATATTCCATACAGAAACTCAAAACTCACTCATTTATTAATGCCGTCTTTGGGTGGCAATTCAAAGACTTTGATGTTACTGAACGTATCTCCTTTAGACGaatgttataacgaaacattGAATTCATTGAGATTTGCTAGCAGTGTAAACAGTTGCAAACCCGGTAATGCAAAAAGAACACGACTAGTGCTACAAAACTCCGCATGA